The sequence CCTGATGAATCTGGGCGGGGTGCAGTTAATTCCAACTGCAACAACTTTGTTGGATGATTCAGCAATAGCGACACATTCGGTGAAAGAATCACCACTAACCACATTCACTCCATCCTTAGAATTGAAGGACAGCCATGCAGGAATATTAATATTCTCTTCCTCGAGAAGCATAGCAAATGCCTGGTTGAGCACAAATGATGGTCAATATGACTAAATTCATAAGTTTCTTGCATTACGCATTACATTTACATATGCGCCATTGCAAACTAGTTTTCAGGACAACAACCAGATAAGGTAAAAAAGCATCCAACTTTAGATACATTACTACATTTATTCATAGTTCCCATCAGAATCAACTTGAAAAGGTCTATAAGATATGGTAGACAAGTCAGCTTCTAATCTTGTTATATGTGGAGAGAAATACAAGGCAGCTTGGCGACTAAAATATCTGTACCTGAGCTTCCAGCCTGTTGGGTACTGTTTCAAAGGCTATAAGATCAGGGCCAGCATCTGCAAGAACCTTGACCCTCCTTCGATGAAAATCCTTTAAGAACTCCAAATTCATAGCATCTCCATAGTCACCGCTGAATATCAGCAAGGAACATACATTAACATCCAGTATAAGAATTACCATTTACTACTAATATGCACATTTCATAAAGAAGGAAAATGTTCTGTAGCGCAGATAAGTTGATAATCACTATCAGGTGTGGACCATGTATCACTAAGAGAGGTTCGTTATGAACAATCGCATAGCATGACCAACTTTATATATGTTCTGTGTTTGATCTTCGTTTCCAAAATACAGAAAAGGAAACATCAAACGCAATGACAAGATACTCATACTAGGCAGCCAGAAATTTTGCATCAAAGCACCTATATTCTGATCCATCAGCTAGGTAGGCCCCGTAACTTCCAACAGATGCTGCAACCAGTATTTGACGCTGCTTGAGAATTTTATCATCGGAAGTATCTTTAGTTGAAGCTTGGTGACACCTAGTGTAGTATATGTCGCGTGCCTCACGTGCAAGTTCCACACTCTTTCTGAGCATATTCTCACCTTGTTCCAATGAATAACCTTTGTTCTGAAATCCTTGTATAGTTGCCTGTTCAATGTGAGAAGGAATATACTTCAGTCTCATTTATATATACCTCATAGCAAGACATTCATTTTGACTTAGAGGGAGAGCCAAATCACCTGATAAGAAGCGGTAAGTATTATATCTGCACCTGCTTCAAGGTAGTCAAGGTGTACCTGCTCAAAGCTAAAGTTTTGAGTTTGAGATTGACAGATAAATGTTTTGGACCCAGCAGCCATATGTCATCAACTGTCGTAAATCCAACCTTAGCACTTAGGAAATCATATGCTCAGACCATATTAACAAAGAACGAAAGAACCACTACTTCCTCCATAAAATTAAAcaagggttaattgcaccaaaataaACGAGCTTTAGTCACTTTTTCATTGCacacgaactttaaaaattacattttaatcatgaactttgcaactcgttcaatttttccataaaattcaaattcaattcCGGCATCCTAAAATCCGACGTGTCATTTAACATGCCACGCGTATATACACACATCTTAGTAAAAACAACGTCTTTTCGACATTGGGTAATTAAGCTGTATCGTATTGCTGTTAAACGGCGTCGTTTTGACATTTTCACTCAAATTAATCTTCAAATTAGGGCACTATACTAAGGGGAAAACAGACTTATGAAAAAATTGAACGAGttgcaaagttcatgatttaaaatgtaatttttaaagtttgtgtgcaaaatgaaaaagtgactaaagttcatgtattttggtGTAATTAACCCATTAAACAAAGTCAAAGTTTAAACTAAACCTATGAAACACATTCATCCATTGTCTTTTGGCATGTTAGCTACTAATTTTCAGCAGCTAAGTGGCAAAATCCAAGATCTACATGTTAGCTCGAGTAAGCTTTTGGGCATT comes from Salvia miltiorrhiza cultivar Shanhuang (shh) chromosome 3, IMPLAD_Smil_shh, whole genome shotgun sequence and encodes:
- the LOC131016325 gene encoding homocysteine S-methyltransferase 2 is translated as MGHAAMMSEFLRQCGGVAVIDGGFATELERHGADLNDPLWSAKCLLTSPELIRRVHLDYLEAGADIILTASYQATIQGFQNKGYSLEQGENMLRKSVELAREARDIYYTRCHQASTKDTSDDKILKQRQILVAASVGSYGAYLADGSEYSGDYGDAMNLEFLKDFHRRRVKVLADAGPDLIAFETVPNRLEAQAFAMLLEEENINIPAWLSFNSKDGVNVVSGDSFTECVAIAESSNKVVAVGINCTPPRFIRDLVLSIKKATAKPILIYPNSGESYDADQKEWVQHTGVSDKDFVSYVNKWCEAGASLVGGCCRTTPHTIRSIYETLSSRSVDPSLVSKAPQLQPSEG